In one Silene latifolia isolate original U9 population chromosome 10, ASM4854445v1, whole genome shotgun sequence genomic region, the following are encoded:
- the LOC141607372 gene encoding uncharacterized protein LOC141607372 has translation MGMIWEVMYLEWLANVVVVQERNGKWRVCVDYTDLNKACLKDSFPLPHIDAMVDATGGHEPLTFMDASSEFNQIKMHPADQENIVFITERGIYYYTAMPFGLKIAGQPTNAWKNKSFQWMPEHETTFQEPKTYLATPPKMVKLNKGEPLIVYLSVTETVVSGVLVKEIEDHQHPIYYISKSLLNAETRTAIKSQALADFVANFSPNLEPDLIKEVNQLDTQKSGQDWTLHVDGETNMRGTSLGLVLKPPQGDIIAQAGILPQDRHEARALRIKASTYTIINNTLLKKSQAGPYLRCLEPHEAKQVIEDIHDRYCGNHKGGRSLASKVLRTGYFWPTLRADCLAYSSKCEACQLHSPFIHQPFELLYSISAPWPFMKWGMDIVGKLPQAPGQKAYMLAMIDYFSKWIEADSYRWAGELPLILWADETTPKTSTGKTPYSLVYGCEAVIPAEIHVPTTRCSLNTVEEKQPLIQDNLTLAEELRDAAIIRIASYQQTVARRYNKNVNIGVFRKGNLVLRKVFPNTKDKNAGRLAPAWEGPYLTDSVVRQGTYRL, from the exons atgggaatgatctgGGAAGTAATGTATCTTGAATGGCTCGCTAATGTAGTCGTAGTACAAGAGaggaatggcaaatggagagtctgtgtagactacacagatcTCAACAAAGCCTGCCTAAAAGATTCATTCCCACTCCCtcacattgatgcaatggtggatgctacaggTGGACATGAGCcactaacattcatggatgcctcaagtgaattcaaccaaatcaaaatgcatCCAGCTGATCAAGAAAACATTGTATTCATCacggaaagaggcatatattACTACACAGCAATGCCTTTTGGCCTGAAGATTGCAGGGCAACCTACCAACGCCTG gaagAACAAGTCATTCCAATGGATGCCTGAACATGAAACAACCTTCCAGGAACCAAAAACTTACCTAGCCACTCCACCAAAAATGGTCAAACTTAACAAAGGAGAGCCCCTGATAGTCTACCTGTCAGTTACTGAGACAGTAGTAAGTGGAGTTCTGGTCAAGGAGATTGAAGACCACCAACATCccatctattatataagtaaAAGCCTCCTGAATGCGGAAacaag AACAGCAATAAAATCTCAGgctttagcagactttgtggctaatTTCAGTCCTAACCTAGAACCAGatctcataaaagaggtcaatcaactAGACACCCAAAAATCAGGCCAGGACTGGACCCTGCACGTAGATGGAGAAACTAATATGAGAGGAACTAGCCTAGGATTAGTACTAAAACCACCACAAGGAGATATAATAGCTCAGGCT GGGATTTTACCCCAAGACAGGCATGAAGCAAGGGCCCTTAGAATCAAAGCCTCCACCTACACCATTATTAATAACACATTGTtaaaaaagtctcaggctggaccctacctgcgATGCCTGGAACCGCACGAGGCCAAACAAGTTATTGAGGACATACACGACAGATACTGTGGAAACCACAAAGGAGGCAGAAGCCTGGCGAGCAAAGTTCTAaggacaggctacttctggccaacctTAAGGGCTGACTGCCTAGCTTATAGCTCGAAGTGTGAAGCATGTCAACTTCACTCCCCATTCATTCATCAACCATTTGAGCTACTATATTCCATTtcagccccctggccattcatgaagtggggaatggacattgtagGCAAGTTACCTCAAGCCCCTGGGCAAAAAGCCTACATGCTAGCCATGATCGATTacttttcaaaatggatagaggcTGACTCATACAG atgggctggaGAACTCCCACTAATCCTCTGGGCTGACGAAACTACACCTAAAACATCAACAGGGAAGACACCTTACTCCTTGGTATATGGCTGTGAGGCGGTAATCCCGGCAGAAATCCATGTACCAACTACCAGGTGCAGCCTGAATACTGTTGAAGAAAAACAGCCGTTGATACAAGACAACCTGACCCTGGCTGAAGAGCTGAGAGACGCAGCCATAATCAGGATAGCTTCCTACCAACAAACGGTAGCCAGAAGGTACAACAAAAATGTAAACATCGGAGTATTCAGGAAAGGGAACCTAGTCCTACGAAAAGTCTTCCCAAATACCAAAGATAAGAATGCTGGCAGACTTGCCCCtgcatgggaaggcccttacctgACTGATTCAGTAGTAAGACAGGGAACTTACAGACTTTAG